In Hevea brasiliensis isolate MT/VB/25A 57/8 chromosome 13, ASM3005281v1, whole genome shotgun sequence, a single genomic region encodes these proteins:
- the LOC110632899 gene encoding uncharacterized protein LOC110632899, with translation MAPPKLTEYEKKRLENIRRNDQMMAALKIHSTVSQLSAATKRQKVGLSKSYKLSPEKKVAKSQSPIVIRRSLRTRGMPPDSGGLDYSVETPDRSPTRISKPRPSPRVMGPLSMRDAYSGTESDRALIDTILFLEKKPQVDVSIKKKFDRCEAVKMEQSDGISHDSVKGVVKDEYLDYGIKIDDKETESCVDVWSMGLKKENIARVLPGRIMAVRFLPCNDVRMIVAGNKFGNVAFWNMDSKGEEGDGIFLYRHHTGPISGILCQQSCLSKIYTSCYDGFLRLMNAEKEVFDLVYSGDDAIFSLSQRPNDMNGLYFGEGRGGGLNIWDERTGRFSSQWILHEDRINSIDFNSQNPNIMATSSTDGTACLWDLRSVNADKAKSLKILNHNRAVHSAYFSPSGSFLATTSADNTVGILGGVNFEDTSMIYHYNQTGRWLSPFRGIWGWDDSSIFIGNMKRGVDVISCSQRRSILTLQSSHMSAIPCRFDAHPCKVGMLAGATTGGQVYVWTSS, from the exons ATGGCGCCTCCAAAGCTAACAGAATACGAGAAGAAGAGGCTCGAAAACATTCGTCGGAACGACCAAATGATGGCCGCCCTCAAGATCCACTCGACTGTCTCTCAACTCTCTGCAGCTACCAAGCGCCaaaa AGTTGGATTATCCAAGTCCTATAAATTGAGTCCAGAGAAGAAAGTCGCCAAATCCCAGTCCCCGATTGTCATTCGGCGGTCACTACGCACGAGAGGAATGCCGCCTGATTCAGGAGGTTTAGATTACTCTGTTGAGACTCCTGATAGAAGTCCGACGCGAATCAGTAAACCAAGGCCTTCGCCGCGTGTTATGGGACCGCTTAGTATGAGGGATGCCTACAGTGGAACAGAGTCTGATCGAGCTCTAATAGACACGATTCTGTTTCTTGAAAAGAAGCCCCAAGTGGATGTTTCAATTAAAAAGAAATTTGATAGATGTGAGGCTGTAAAGATGGAGCAAAGTGATGGAATTTCGCATGATTCAGTTAAGGGTGTGGTTAAAGATGAGTATTTGGACTATGGAATTAAGATAGACGATAAGGAAACTGAGAGTTGTGTTGATGTGTGGTCAATGGGCTTGAAAAAGGAGAATATAGCAAGAGTTTTGCCAGGGAGGATAATGGCAGTGAGGTTTTTGCCTTGTAATGATGTGAGGATGATTGTCGCAGGGAATAAGTTTGGCAACGTTGCATTTTGGAATATGGATAGTAAAGGGGAAGAGGGGGATGGGATATTTTTGTATCGCCACCACACTGGTCCCATTTCGGGGATTTTGTGTCAGCAATCTTGCTTGTCCAAG ATCTATACCAGCTGCTATGATGGCTTTCTTCGGTTGATGAATGCTGAGAAGGAAGTATTTGATCTGGTATACTCAGGTGATGATGCTATATTTTCACTCTCCCAACGACCAAATGACATGAATGGCTTATATTTTGGTGAGGGTCGTGGTGGAGGATTGAATATCTGGGATGAGAGGACAGGAAGATTTTCTTCCCAGTGGATTCTGCATGAAGACAGAATCAACTCCATAGATTTCAATTCACAAAATCCTAACATTATGGCCACTAGTTCCACAGATGGGACTGCTTGCCTCTGGGATTTAAGAAGTGTAAATGCAGATAAGGCGAAAAGTTTAAAGATACTAAACCATAATAGGGCTGTGCATTCTGCTTACTTCTCACCTTCTGGAAGCTTCCTAGCAACAACAAG TGCTGACAACACTGTCGGTATACTAGGTGGTGTTAATTTTGAGGACACTTCTATGATATACCATTATAATCAGACAGGCAGATGGCTTTCTCCTTTCAG AGGAATATGGGGTTGGGATGATTCATCTATCTTCATTGGCAATATGAAACGAGGAGTTGATGTCATCTCTTGCTCACAAAGAAGATCAATTTTGACTCTACAAAGTTCCCACATGTCTGCTATTCCATGCAGATTTGATGCACATCCTTGCAAGGTCGGAATGCTAGCAGGAGCAACTACTGGGGGCCAGGTTTACGTTTGGACTTCTAGCTAG
- the LOC110667797 gene encoding DNA replication licensing factor MCM5, producing MSGWDEGAVYYSDQAQFPESGSDAAATAPSRHTILQKFKEFIRNFESKKNVFPYRESLVHNSKSLLVHLEDLLAFDAELPSLLRSSPADYLPLFETAAVEVLQSLRLKEQAESGEMKEPDIREVQILLSSKEDPVSMRFLGAQYISKLVKIAGITIAASRVKAKATYVSLVCKNCQSTKEVPCRPGLGGAIVPRSCDHVPQLGEEPCPIDPWMVVPDKSKYVDQQTLKLQENPEDVPTGELPRNMLLSVDRHLVQRIVPGTRLTIIGIYSIFQGANSSTSHRGAVAVRQPYIRVVGIEEVNESNSQGHTAFTQEEIEEFKRFASRADAYEAICSKIAPSIFGEENVKKAVACLLFGGSRKNLPDGVKLRGDVNVLLLGDPSTAKSQFLKFVEKTAPIAVYTSGKGSSAAGLTASVIRDSSSREFYLEGGAMVLADGGVVCIDEFDKMRPEDRVAIHEAMEQQTISIAKAGITTVLNSRTSVLAAANPPSGRYDDLKTAQENIDLQTTILSRFDLIFIVKDKRDYSRDKIIASHIIKVHASADTTSADSRVSKEENWLKRYIQYCRTECHPRLTESASNRLQNEYVRFRQDMRKQANETGEAAAVPITVRQLEAIIRLSEAIAKMKLSHVATEADVVEAVNLFKVSTIEAAQSGINQQVTLTPEIKQAETQIKRRIGIGMRISERKLIDELARMGMNESIVRRALIIMHQRDEIEYKHERRVIVRKL from the exons ATGTCTGGTTGGGATGAAGGAGCCGTATACTACAGCGACCAGGCGCAGTTCCCTGAATCAGGTTCCGATGCGGCGGCCACCGCACCCAGCCGCCACACCATCCTCCAGAAATTCAAGGAATTCATCCGAAACttcgagagcaagaaaaatgtatTCCCCTATCGTGAAAGTCTCGTCCACAACTCTAAGTCTCTCCTTGTCCACCTTGAAGATCTCCTCGCCTTCGACGCCGAGCTCCCCTCCCTCCTCCGCTCCTCCCCCGCCGACTACCTCCCCTTG TTTGAGACGGCAGCAGTGGAGGTTCTGCAGAGTTTGAGGTTGAAGGAGCAGGCAGAGAGTGGGGAAATGAAGGAGCCAGATATTCGGGAAGTGCAGATCTTATTGAGTTCCAAGGAGGATCCTGTTTCCATGCGATTCCTTGGG GCACAATATATCTCAAAGCTGGTTAAGATAGCTGGGATCACCATAGCTGCTTCAAGAGTCAAGGCAAAGGCAACTTATGTGAGTCTAGTATGTAAAAATTGCCAAAGTACTAAGGAAGTACCTTGCCGTCCAGGCCTTGGAGGGGCAATAGTACCTCGTTCATGTGACCATGTTCCTCAG CTTGGTGAAGAACCATGCCCCATTGATCCGTGGATGGTGGTTCCTGACAAAAGCAAGTATGTTGATCAGCAAACCCTGAAACTCCAGGAGAATCCTGAG GATGTCCCTACTGGAGAGCTCCCCAGAAACATGCTTCTATCAGTGGATCGCCATCTTGTTCAAAGGATTGTACCTGGCACAAGATTGACCATCATAGGGATTTATAGCATCTTTCAAGGAGCCAATTCATCAACCTC CCATAGAGGAGCAGTTGCAGTTAGACAGCCTTATATAAGAGTTGTGGGAATAGAAGAAGTAAATGAGTCAAATTCGCAGGGGCATACAGCTTTCACACAAGAAGAG ATAGAAGAATTCAAAAGATTTGCTTCACGAGCAGACGCATATGAAGCCATATGCTCCAAGATTGCTCCATCTATATTTGGAGAAGAAAATGTGAAGAAGGCAGTGGCTTGTCTTTTGTTTGGGGGATCAAGGAAG AATTTACCTGATGGAGTGAAGCTAAGGGGCGATGTCAATGTCTTGCTTTTGGGCGATCCATCCACTGCTAAATCACAG TTTCTCAAGTTTGTTGAGAAGACAGCTCCAATAGCTGTTTACACCTCTGGAAAAGGTTCATCAGCTGCTGGTCTTACGGCTTCTGTTATACGAGATAGCAGTTCG CGTGAATTCTATCTTGAAGGCGGGGCTATGGTTTTGGCAGATGGAGGTGTTGTCTGTATAGATGAGTTTGACAAAATGAGGCCAGAAGATAG GGTTGCTATTCATGAAGCTATGGAACAGCAAACAATATCCATTGCAAAAGCAGGAATAACAACCGTTCTCAACTCTAGGACATCTGTGCTTGCAGCTGCCAACCCGCCATCAGGACGTTATGATGATCTTAAG ACTGCTCAGGAAAATATTGATTTACAGACAACAATTCTTTCTCGATTTGACTTAATCTTTATTGTGAAGGATAAAAGAGATTACAGCCGTGATAAG ATCATAGCTAGCCATATAATAAAGGTTCATGCATCTGCTGATACAACTTCAGCTGATAGTAGAGTTTCTAAGGAAGAGAATTGGCTAAAGAG ATATATACAATATTGTCGAACTGAATGTCATCCCCGTCTCACAGAATCTGCATCCAATAGACTGCAAAATGAGTATGTCAGATTCAGACAG GACATGAGGAAGCAGGCAAATGAAACTGGAGAAGCTGCTGCAGTACCCATTACTGTAAGGCAGCTTGAAGCTATCATAAGGTTGAGTGAGGCTATTGCTAAAATGAAACT GTCCCATGTTGCTACTGAGGCAGATGTGGTTGAAGCAGTAAATCTTTTTAAGGTTTCAACTATTGAAGCAGCACAGTCTGGCATAAATCAACAAGTGACTCTTACTCCTGAGATAAAG CAAGCAGAAACTCAGATAAAGAGAAGAATTGGAATTGGCATGCGCATATCAGAAAGAAAGCTGATTGATGAACTTGCTAGAATGGGAATGAATGAATCAATT GTGAGAAGAGCTCTTATAATTATGCATCAAAGGGATGAGATTGAATACAAGCATGAGCGGCGTGTCATTGTACGAAAATTGTAA
- the LOC110632900 gene encoding uncharacterized protein LOC110632900, with protein sequence MLASECSTPVARGRFLALPSRITTSGKLPSAASSSSSSPYFRPLRYAVLGAGFAGLSVVWHLLKHSSEGLNLRIDIFDEVGIGGGASGVSGGLLHPYSPKAKLLWRGAECWKECLMLLSIAERAAFSEESNFELGQPGQCFDSFIVRRRGLLRPATSMKNLNVLLDNAQNCVASCRIETIGKETAQKLVPNICLPFNSAFYMPQAVNVHPLHYLQALFVACKNLVKELSTSSHGLKELYLHKKSVQKLIEFEGEYDAVIICLGAKADMLPELSGRLPLRTCRGVIAHLQLPGNIREEYADHAPSILSDAWFAVQGTRSLLMGSTWEWKSRNSSPNVSADEASRALEELLPKVSAFYPGIKDWTFTGAKAGLRAMPPQTPQGSLPLLGCVNDFVGDNCICKYWLFGGLGSRGLLYHARLGNLMAQAVLSCNEELIPTELTSWKNINQ encoded by the exons ATGCTCGCTTCTGAATGCTCGACTCCGGTGGCCCGTGGTCGCTTCCTTGCTCTACCCAGCAGAATCACGACTTCCGGAAAGTTGCCTTctgctgcttcttcttcttcttcctctccctACTTTCGTCCTCTTAG ATACGCAGTGCTCGGCGCTGGTTTTGCTGGGCTCTCCGTCGTTTGGCATCTGTTGAAG CACAGTTCTGAGGGGTTGAATCTGAGGATTGATATTTTTGATGAAGTGGGAATCGGAGGAGGTGCCTCCGGAGTTTCTGGGGGTCTCCTTCACCCTTATTCTCCTAAAG CTAAGCTTCTTTGGAGGGGTGCTGAGTGTTGGAAAGAGTGTTTGATGCTTTTGAGTATTGCAGAAAGGGCTGCTTTTTCCGAGGAATCAAACTTTGAACTTGGACAACCTGGTCAATGTTTTGACAGCTTTATAGTTAGGAGAAG AGGCCTTTTGAGACCAGCAACAAGCATGAAGAATTTGAATGTGTTGCTTGAT AATGCTCAGAATTGCGTTGCCAGTTGCAGAATAGAGACCATTGGTAAGGAAACTGCCCAAAAACTTGTACCTAACATATGTCTACCATTCAACTCAGCCTTTTACATGCCTCAAGCTGTAAATGTCCATCCACTGCATTATCTTCAG gcACTCTTTGTAGCGTGCAAAAATCTAGTGAAAGAACTGTCCACTTCTAGCCATGGGCTAAAGGAGCTATACTTGCATAAGAAATCTGTTCAAAAACTTATTGAATTTGAAG GTGAGTATGATGCGGTGATAATATGTCTAGGTGCCAAAGCAGACATGCTACCAGAGCTCTCTGGGAGGCTTCCTTTGAGGACATGTAGAGGTGTCATCGCCCACCTGCAGCTGCCTGGTAATATTAG GGAAGAATATGCAGACCATGCCCCTTCAATATTGTCGGATGCATGGTTTGCTGTCCAGGGGACCCGCAGTTTACTAATGGGTTCAACATGGGAATGGAAATCAAGAAACTCTTCTCCAAATGTCTCAGCAGATGAAGCTTCTAGAGCTCTTGAAGAGCTCCTACCCAAGGTTTCTGCTTTTTACCCAGGAATAAAGGATTGGACTTTTACTGGAGCAAAGGCAGGTTTGAGGGCAATGCCACCACAAACTCCCCAAGGATCACTTCCGCTTTTGGGCTGTGTCAATGATTTTGTTGGTGACAATTGTATCTGTAAATACTGGTTATTTGGTGGACTGGGTTCACGGGGTTTGTTGTACCATGCTCGGCTTGGGAATTTGATGGCACAAGCTGTGCTTTCCTGTAATGAAGAACTAATTCCTACTGAACTGACCTCTTGGAAGAATATAAATCAGTAG